One genomic window of Undibacterium cyanobacteriorum includes the following:
- a CDS encoding YbaB/EbfC family nucleoid-associated protein encodes MMKNQLAGLMKQAQAMQDNMKKAQDQLALIEVEGQSGAGLVKVVMTCKNDVKRVTIDPSLLADDKDMLEDLVAAAFNDAVRKAEATSQEKMSALTAGMPLPPGFKMPF; translated from the coding sequence ATGATGAAGAACCAATTGGCTGGCTTGATGAAGCAAGCACAAGCAATGCAAGACAATATGAAGAAAGCCCAAGATCAATTGGCTTTGATCGAGGTCGAAGGGCAATCCGGGGCTGGCTTAGTCAAAGTTGTGATGACATGCAAGAACGACGTAAAACGCGTCACCATCGATCCTTCTTTGTTGGCAGATGATAAGGACATGTTGGAAGATTTGGTTGCCGCAGCATTCAATGATGCAGTACGCAAAGCTGAAGCCACTAGCCAAGAGAAAATGTCTGCTTTGACTGCGGGCATGCCATTGCCGCCAGGCTTTAAGATGCCGTTCTGA
- the dnaX gene encoding DNA polymerase III subunit gamma/tau, producing MSYQVLARKYRPKSFATLVGQEHVVRALTHALDQQRLHHAYLFTGTRGVGKTTLSRILAKSFNCEKGITSQACGECEACTAIDAGRYVDYIEMDAASNRGVDEMASLLEQAIYAPSNARFKVYMIDEVHMLTNHAFNAMLKTLEEPPPHIKFILATTDPQKIPVTVLSRCLQFNLKQMPPGHIVGHLENILGQERIEFEQPALRLLAQGAHGSMRDALSLTDQAIAYAAGKVSLDSVQSMLGALDQSYLIRLLQALLEEDGSALLTVADEMAARSLSYKSALQDLATMLHQIAVAQMVPNALAEDVPERAALLSLAEHFGKEEVQLYYQIAVHGRNEIGLAPDEYSGFSMTLLRMLAFRPSKLPPLSGGSGGGSNMPPPSNRGPSNSGIHSAREAMQAAKSAAVAGPAVVRPQLSETVQAPQSIAVASEAIDRPRIVADIVADSALQIAPQVLPVEASRIIDEVPNRSAVKSTSPSQSNPQPDEFAGIRLPPVIAKTMDSVSTAETPKSGKLSPAMAALAAARAASGKPAATPIPSQSSNAETTMPVAQAVTQGQARNALVEPTVKPHDPSPVVAHDRDTNGATKRVTATGLSKVEDEVMPPWEEADFEGVELASMPPLKQKDFDESEYFQEASSLRVEEIAASSSAPSVNAPAQQVQVPSVAAAPQQPLQLMPVSEIGWDGHWPNLAASLPVKGVAQQLAQQSELRQVSLSGGAVVFRLCVPVQTLLSAGSVDKLLAALCDRFADSGHAIRIETEIGAVEQTANAQALAEKAARQQFAERAIQEDGFVQNLMREFGASLLAGSVRPI from the coding sequence ATGTCCTATCAAGTTCTCGCTAGAAAATATCGCCCCAAAAGTTTTGCCACCTTGGTTGGGCAAGAACATGTGGTGCGCGCCTTAACCCATGCGTTAGATCAACAACGATTGCACCATGCATATTTGTTCACTGGGACTCGTGGTGTCGGTAAAACGACTTTATCGCGGATCTTGGCGAAGTCGTTCAACTGCGAGAAAGGTATTACTTCGCAAGCTTGCGGAGAATGCGAGGCGTGTACGGCGATTGATGCGGGGCGCTATGTTGATTATATCGAGATGGATGCTGCCTCAAACCGCGGTGTCGATGAAATGGCTTCGCTTTTGGAGCAAGCCATTTATGCACCTTCGAATGCACGCTTTAAAGTCTATATGATTGACGAAGTTCACATGCTGACGAATCATGCATTCAACGCGATGTTGAAGACTTTGGAAGAGCCGCCGCCGCATATCAAATTCATTTTGGCTACCACAGATCCTCAAAAAATTCCGGTAACCGTTTTGTCTCGGTGTTTGCAATTTAATTTGAAGCAGATGCCACCGGGACATATCGTCGGACATTTGGAAAATATTCTCGGACAAGAACGGATTGAGTTTGAGCAGCCGGCATTGCGCTTGTTGGCTCAAGGCGCGCACGGTTCAATGCGTGATGCGCTCTCTTTAACAGATCAAGCGATTGCATATGCGGCTGGCAAGGTCAGTTTGGATTCCGTGCAATCGATGCTAGGAGCACTTGATCAATCGTACTTGATTCGTTTATTGCAAGCTTTGCTCGAGGAAGATGGCAGCGCTTTGTTAACTGTCGCCGATGAGATGGCGGCACGTAGTTTGTCCTATAAATCTGCACTGCAAGATCTCGCCACGATGCTGCATCAAATCGCGGTGGCGCAAATGGTGCCGAATGCTTTGGCTGAGGATGTGCCTGAGCGCGCTGCTTTGTTGAGCCTCGCCGAACATTTTGGCAAAGAAGAAGTTCAGCTCTATTATCAGATCGCCGTGCATGGGCGCAACGAAATTGGACTTGCCCCTGACGAATATTCGGGCTTTTCAATGACTTTGCTGCGCATGTTAGCTTTCCGCCCGAGTAAGTTGCCGCCGCTTTCCGGTGGTTCCGGTGGCGGTTCAAATATGCCCCCCCCATCTAACAGAGGTCCAAGTAATTCTGGAATTCATAGTGCCCGAGAAGCAATGCAAGCGGCTAAAAGTGCTGCAGTTGCAGGCCCGGCCGTAGTGAGACCGCAGTTGTCTGAAACAGTTCAAGCGCCGCAGTCGATTGCGGTCGCGAGTGAGGCAATTGATCGCCCTCGTATTGTTGCGGATATTGTTGCAGATTCAGCTTTGCAAATTGCGCCGCAGGTGCTGCCCGTTGAGGCAAGCCGAATCATTGATGAAGTTCCGAATCGATCCGCGGTGAAGTCAACTTCGCCATCGCAGTCGAATCCTCAGCCTGATGAGTTCGCAGGTATTCGTCTACCGCCAGTGATTGCCAAAACGATGGACTCGGTGTCAACTGCAGAGACTCCAAAGTCGGGTAAGTTGAGTCCTGCGATGGCAGCATTAGCTGCTGCCCGTGCAGCGAGTGGCAAGCCGGCAGCAACACCAATACCTTCGCAGAGTTCTAATGCGGAAACCACCATGCCCGTGGCACAAGCAGTCACGCAAGGGCAGGCCAGAAATGCCTTAGTAGAGCCGACAGTAAAGCCTCACGATCCATCGCCGGTTGTGGCTCATGATCGCGACACCAACGGCGCGACGAAACGTGTTACGGCGACTGGGCTGTCGAAAGTTGAGGATGAAGTCATGCCGCCATGGGAGGAGGCTGATTTTGAAGGTGTGGAATTGGCATCGATGCCGCCATTAAAGCAGAAAGATTTTGATGAAAGTGAATATTTCCAAGAAGCCTCTAGCTTGAGAGTTGAAGAAATTGCTGCGTCATCAAGTGCCCCTTCGGTAAATGCGCCTGCGCAGCAGGTGCAAGTCCCAAGTGTGGCTGCAGCACCGCAACAGCCATTGCAGTTAATGCCTGTGAGTGAAATTGGATGGGATGGTCATTGGCCTAATTTGGCCGCATCTTTGCCAGTGAAGGGGGTTGCCCAGCAATTGGCGCAACAAAGTGAACTTCGTCAGGTCTCTTTGAGTGGGGGGGCGGTCGTGTTTCGACTTTGTGTTCCGGTGCAGACTTTATTGTCGGCGGGGAGCGTTGATAAGTTGTTGGCAGCATTATGTGATCGTTTTGCTGACTCGGGACACGCAATTCGCATTGAAACCGAAATTGGCGCCGTCGAACAAACCGCCAATGCGCAAGCGCTTGCAGAGAAGGCTGCGCGGCAGCAATTCGCTGAGCGAGCGATTCAGGAAGATGGATTTGTACAAAACTTAATGCGAGAATTCGGCGCTTCGCTGTTGGCAGGAAGTGTCCGTCCGATTTGA
- the ubiD gene encoding 4-hydroxy-3-polyprenylbenzoate decarboxylase, with protein MKYSDLRDFLAQLEKQNELKQVVTPISTHLEMTEISDRVLRAEGPALLFKNPKGHSIPVLTNLFGTPHRVAMGMGADHISELRRIGHVLSSLKEPEPPKGFKDILGMGSLVKAVWDMAPKELRTAPCQEIVWESDEVDLARLPIQHCWPGDVAPLITWGLVITKGPHKKRQNLGIYRQQVLFRNKVIMRWLAHRGGALDFREHTIANKGKPYPIAVALGADPATILGAVTPVPDTLSEYQFAGLLRGSRTELVKAIGSELRVPASAEIVLEGHIYPDANHPSGFEHAIEGPYGDHTGYYNEQDSFPVFTIDRITMRKDPIYHSTYTGKPPDEPAVLGVALNEVFIPLLQKQFPEILDFYLPPEGCSYRMAVVQLRKSYAGHAKRVMFGVWSFLRQFMYTKFIIVVDDDVNIRDWKEVIWAITTRVDPSRDTTLVDNTPIDYLDFASPISGLGSKMGIDATNKWPGETNREWGTTINMDVAVKNRVDELWKELGI; from the coding sequence ATGAAATATTCAGATTTGCGAGATTTTTTGGCGCAGCTTGAGAAACAAAACGAATTAAAACAAGTAGTTACCCCAATTTCGACCCATTTGGAGATGACGGAAATATCTGATCGTGTATTACGCGCGGAAGGTCCGGCTTTATTATTCAAGAATCCGAAGGGGCACAGCATCCCAGTGCTGACCAATTTATTTGGCACCCCGCATCGTGTTGCGATGGGGATGGGTGCCGATCATATTAGCGAGTTACGGCGGATCGGACATGTGTTGTCCTCCCTAAAGGAGCCCGAGCCGCCAAAAGGCTTCAAGGATATCCTAGGGATGGGTTCATTGGTGAAAGCCGTATGGGATATGGCACCGAAAGAGCTTCGTACCGCTCCATGCCAAGAAATCGTCTGGGAGAGTGATGAGGTCGATCTCGCGCGCCTGCCAATTCAACACTGTTGGCCTGGTGACGTTGCGCCGCTCATCACATGGGGCTTGGTGATCACCAAAGGACCACATAAGAAGCGACAAAATTTGGGAATTTATCGCCAGCAGGTGCTCTTTCGTAATAAAGTTATTATGCGTTGGTTGGCACATCGGGGTGGCGCCCTAGATTTTCGTGAACATACGATTGCTAATAAAGGTAAGCCATACCCGATCGCAGTCGCATTGGGAGCTGATCCTGCGACGATTCTAGGCGCAGTGACACCTGTTCCTGATACCCTTTCTGAATATCAATTTGCTGGATTATTGCGAGGAAGTCGAACCGAGTTGGTGAAGGCGATTGGAAGTGAGTTGCGCGTGCCGGCCTCGGCGGAGATTGTTTTGGAAGGACATATATATCCTGATGCAAACCATCCTAGTGGTTTTGAACATGCAATCGAAGGCCCATACGGTGATCACACTGGATACTATAACGAACAGGATAGTTTCCCCGTATTTACGATTGACCGCATTACGATGCGCAAAGATCCTATTTATCATTCGACCTACACTGGAAAACCACCTGATGAACCAGCTGTGCTTGGAGTGGCTTTGAATGAGGTCTTTATCCCACTGTTGCAGAAACAGTTTCCCGAGATTTTAGATTTTTATTTACCGCCCGAAGGATGTAGTTATCGCATGGCGGTGGTGCAGCTGCGCAAGTCTTATGCAGGACATGCCAAACGCGTCATGTTTGGCGTATGGAGTTTCTTGCGTCAATTTATGTACACCAAATTCATTATCGTTGTGGATGACGATGTCAACATTCGCGACTGGAAGGAAGTGATTTGGGCGATTACTACGCGAGTTGATCCAAGCAGAGATACAACTTTGGTCGATAACACACCGATTGATTACCTAGATTTTGCTTCGCCTATCAGTGGTCTTGGCAGCAAAATGGGAATTGATGCGACCAATAAATGGCCTGGTGAAACAAATCGTGAGTGGGGAACAACCATTAATATGGATGTCGCAGTCAAGAATCGAGTTGATGAGCTTTGGAAAGAACTCGGAATATAA
- a CDS encoding lytic transglycosylase domain-containing protein — translation MIHNLILPAQTTGRPNSSQKESGRVRAQKRKADTLTKLIHVTAGIGLMAIFLLAALFLNPELATKFHAISPFGSNPTIEAEASSNPDLSMLMATPELIAKNGEQELTNDSTPTAPSKFIGDQRQQALVTNWLSKRYRVANDAIDMLVSASYLTAKDTKLDPLLILSVIAIESRFNPFSESPVGAQGLMQVMSRVHKDRFNELGGVKAALNPVANIKVGATILRDCIKAAGSIEGGLKRYVGATDNESDGGYGNLVLAEYRRLKDVAAGKSVSVFSTTAKPANTTRTVENNAEKLNDEVTSNKTHAPENETVAGL, via the coding sequence ATGATTCACAATTTAATTTTACCAGCTCAGACAACTGGTCGACCTAACTCTTCCCAAAAAGAGTCGGGACGTGTACGCGCTCAAAAACGCAAAGCAGATACTTTGACCAAACTGATTCACGTCACGGCGGGCATCGGCTTGATGGCAATCTTCTTGCTCGCGGCTTTGTTTTTAAATCCAGAGTTAGCGACAAAATTCCATGCGATATCACCGTTCGGCTCCAATCCCACCATTGAAGCAGAAGCATCGTCCAATCCCGATTTGTCTATGTTGATGGCAACGCCGGAACTTATTGCGAAAAACGGAGAGCAAGAGTTAACGAATGATTCAACTCCAACGGCACCTAGCAAATTCATTGGTGATCAACGCCAACAAGCTTTAGTTACTAACTGGCTTTCAAAGCGCTATCGTGTCGCAAACGATGCGATCGACATGCTCGTTTCCGCAAGTTACCTGACCGCGAAGGACACAAAATTAGACCCCCTTTTGATCCTTTCGGTGATCGCGATTGAATCACGCTTCAACCCTTTCTCAGAAAGTCCAGTCGGAGCACAAGGATTGATGCAAGTCATGTCACGTGTCCACAAAGATCGCTTCAACGAACTTGGTGGAGTAAAGGCCGCATTGAATCCGGTGGCAAACATCAAAGTTGGGGCGACGATTCTCCGAGATTGCATCAAAGCAGCAGGTTCGATTGAGGGTGGGCTTAAACGCTACGTTGGCGCAACCGACAACGAATCTGACGGCGGCTATGGTAATTTAGTCTTGGCAGAGTATCGTCGCTTAAAGGATGTCGCTGCTGGAAAGTCCGTTTCGGTATTCAGCACAACGGCGAAACCGGCCAATACGACACGAACTGTTGAAAATAACGCTGAAAAATTGAACGATGAAGTTACTTCAAACAAAACTCATGCTCCTGAAAACGAAACCGTTGCTGGTTTGTAG
- a CDS encoding LysR substrate-binding domain-containing protein has translation MMKFRQIEAFRCLMVAGTSAGAARKMNVTQPAISRLIADLEESLGFRLFNRSKGRLEPTTAGVRFYRAVEENFLGLERLTQVAANIRADAPEGISVACLFVLSTTLMPLVLKEFFKYHPNVPVTVDTCNGPEILVRLQDMKVDMAIALDFPPFAGIDIEKILKVHVSCALPEGHRLVDKEMIFPEDIHGENMIGWVPIISQNYEKELESLQAAKSVPKNVIKTHTSHTRYAMVAHGLGLSLVEPFAAKIWSNNGVVVKPFAGEISYDYVLAYPSGGIRSQIMHDFRDAVIKVANEYDFGFDCRAK, from the coding sequence ATGATGAAATTTCGACAAATTGAAGCGTTTCGATGTTTGATGGTCGCCGGCACAAGCGCAGGTGCCGCACGAAAAATGAACGTGACACAGCCTGCCATTAGCCGATTGATCGCTGATCTAGAGGAAAGTCTAGGATTCCGATTGTTTAATCGTTCAAAAGGGCGCCTTGAGCCAACAACCGCAGGGGTCAGGTTCTATCGTGCTGTGGAGGAGAATTTTCTTGGACTTGAACGTTTGACGCAGGTGGCAGCGAATATAAGAGCCGATGCCCCAGAAGGAATATCGGTAGCCTGTCTTTTCGTTCTTTCTACAACTCTCATGCCTTTAGTCTTAAAGGAATTCTTTAAATATCATCCGAATGTGCCAGTCACGGTTGATACATGCAATGGACCTGAAATTTTGGTTCGCCTACAAGATATGAAGGTCGATATGGCGATAGCACTGGACTTTCCCCCATTTGCTGGTATCGACATCGAAAAGATCCTAAAGGTCCACGTATCTTGCGCCTTGCCAGAGGGACATAGGCTAGTTGATAAAGAAATGATTTTTCCAGAGGATATCCATGGCGAAAATATGATCGGCTGGGTACCAATAATTTCGCAAAACTATGAGAAGGAATTGGAGAGCCTTCAAGCAGCGAAGAGTGTCCCGAAAAATGTAATTAAAACCCATACGTCTCATACTCGATATGCGATGGTTGCACATGGTCTTGGACTATCTTTAGTTGAGCCGTTTGCCGCAAAAATCTGGAGTAACAATGGAGTGGTCGTAAAGCCATTTGCCGGAGAAATTAGCTATGACTATGTGCTTGCATATCCTAGCGGCGGGATTCGGTCGCAAATCATGCATGACTTTCGAGATGCTGTCATTAAGGTTGCTAACGAATACGATTTTGGATTCGATTGCAGGGCCAAATGA
- a CDS encoding DUF3224 domain-containing protein: protein MLACGTVKLFGLDEKLDLETGLRRSKLTHQYLGDIEAESRFECLAYAGAAGSQNFVGLEYLTGRIGNRRGGFIIQHVGSVKSGQTVSTLNVINGSGTGDFEGIRGHGRTTWNSNGSDCSQVLLEYSFD, encoded by the coding sequence ATGTTAGCTTGTGGAACAGTAAAGCTTTTTGGTTTAGATGAAAAGTTAGACCTCGAAACAGGCCTACGACGCTCAAAGCTTACTCACCAGTACCTAGGTGACATAGAAGCCGAATCTCGCTTTGAATGCCTTGCCTATGCGGGCGCTGCAGGCAGTCAAAATTTCGTTGGACTTGAATATCTCACTGGCCGAATAGGTAATCGTAGAGGTGGATTTATCATTCAACATGTCGGATCCGTAAAATCAGGGCAAACCGTTAGCACCCTGAATGTCATCAATGGTTCAGGCACAGGCGATTTCGAGGGTATTCGTGGTCATGGTAGAACAACCTGGAATTCCAATGGCAGTGACTGCTCTCAGGTGTTGTTAGAATACAGCTTTGATTAA
- the nusB gene encoding transcription antitermination factor NusB — protein MSNSTQHANPNKNRSPRHRAREFALQGIYQWLLNNEDSGVIDAHIREAHGFDKADLEHFKALLHGSINQSIELRADFSPFIDRGISELSPIEHAVLLIGAYELKNHIEIPYRVVINEAVELAKSFGGQDGHKYVNGVLDKLSAKLRAAEVTTK, from the coding sequence ATGAGTAATTCCACACAACATGCCAATCCAAACAAAAATCGTTCACCGAGACATCGTGCGCGTGAGTTTGCATTGCAAGGTATCTATCAATGGTTGTTGAACAACGAGGATTCTGGTGTCATCGATGCTCATATTCGTGAGGCACACGGCTTCGATAAAGCAGACTTGGAACATTTTAAGGCTTTGTTACATGGTTCAATCAACCAAAGTATCGAGTTGCGTGCCGATTTTTCGCCGTTTATCGACCGAGGTATTTCGGAGTTGTCACCGATTGAGCATGCAGTACTTTTGATTGGTGCGTATGAGCTGAAAAACCATATTGAAATCCCGTATCGTGTTGTCATCAACGAGGCTGTGGAATTAGCTAAATCGTTCGGCGGACAAGATGGTCATAAATATGTGAACGGTGTATTGGATAAGCTATCTGCTAAATTACGCGCCGCAGAAGTTACCACTAAATAA
- the ribH gene encoding 6,7-dimethyl-8-ribityllumazine synthase yields MTVGHYEANLDGAGVRVGIVQARFNEEIGAGLLESCLMELKRLGVMDEDVLHVTVPGALEVPLALQKLAATHQFDALIALGAVIRGETYHFELVSNESGSGITRVGLDTGIPIANAILTTEDDDQALVRMREKGADAARVAIEMANLTLALEELAEATEEIDYESD; encoded by the coding sequence ATGACAGTTGGACATTATGAAGCAAACCTAGATGGTGCTGGTGTTCGTGTAGGTATAGTTCAGGCTCGATTCAATGAAGAAATTGGTGCAGGGTTACTAGAGTCCTGTCTTATGGAGCTCAAGCGTTTAGGTGTGATGGATGAAGATGTCTTGCATGTCACTGTTCCTGGTGCGCTTGAGGTTCCACTGGCGCTGCAAAAGCTAGCTGCGACACATCAGTTCGATGCGTTGATTGCCTTGGGGGCTGTTATTCGAGGTGAAACCTATCATTTTGAGCTTGTCTCAAATGAATCGGGTTCGGGGATTACACGTGTTGGGCTTGACACAGGTATCCCAATCGCGAATGCGATCTTGACCACAGAAGATGATGATCAAGCCTTAGTTCGTATGCGTGAGAAGGGAGCTGACGCGGCCCGTGTTGCAATTGAAATGGCCAACTTGACGCTCGCGCTTGAAGAATTGGCGGAAGCGACCGAAGAAATCGATTACGAATCTGATTGA
- the ribBA gene encoding bifunctional 3,4-dihydroxy-2-butanone-4-phosphate synthase/GTP cyclohydrolase II: MNISSTQEIVEELRAGRMVILVDEEDRENEGDLVLAAEFVTPEAINFMAKYGRGLICLTLTEERCNQLNLPMMASRNGTAYGTNFTVSIEAAEGVTTGISAADRARTIQVAVDPNAGADDIVQPGHIFPLKAQKGGVLMRAGHTEAGCDLADLAGLNPSAVICEIMKDDGTMARLPDLLEFAEQHKLKIGTIADLIRYRSQNESMVQRVGQRQVETLYGTFDAIIYRDLPSNSAHLVLQHGEISSDTETLVRVHQPVSMLDLLEMKITTHSWNIASALETIKSAPSGVMVLLNCEESAEQLFAQFTALSTPEKKPAGRAARLDLRTYGIGAQILRDVGVGKMRLLANPRKMPSMTGFNLEVTGYIDCPKI, encoded by the coding sequence ATGAATATCTCATCCACACAAGAAATCGTCGAAGAATTACGCGCTGGTCGCATGGTCATATTGGTTGATGAAGAAGATCGTGAGAACGAAGGAGACTTGGTACTCGCGGCCGAATTTGTGACGCCTGAAGCGATTAACTTTATGGCCAAATATGGCCGTGGTTTGATTTGCCTAACTCTCACAGAAGAGCGTTGCAATCAGTTAAATTTGCCAATGATGGCTTCACGCAACGGCACTGCCTATGGTACCAATTTTACCGTTTCTATTGAGGCAGCTGAAGGTGTTACGACCGGTATTTCTGCTGCAGATCGTGCCCGCACTATTCAGGTGGCGGTTGACCCAAACGCAGGTGCAGATGATATCGTACAGCCTGGTCATATTTTCCCGTTGAAGGCACAAAAAGGTGGCGTGCTCATGCGTGCTGGACACACCGAAGCCGGGTGTGATTTGGCTGATCTCGCCGGCTTAAATCCTTCTGCCGTCATCTGCGAAATCATGAAGGATGATGGCACGATGGCTCGCCTGCCAGATCTGCTGGAGTTTGCAGAGCAACACAAGCTAAAGATCGGTACGATTGCAGACCTAATTCGTTATCGTAGCCAGAATGAGAGTATGGTTCAACGTGTTGGACAACGCCAAGTTGAGACTTTGTACGGAACATTCGATGCGATCATTTATCGAGACCTCCCAAGTAATTCTGCGCATCTAGTTCTTCAACACGGAGAGATTTCGTCGGATACAGAAACCTTAGTACGCGTGCATCAACCAGTATCAATGTTAGATCTGTTAGAGATGAAAATAACGACGCATTCTTGGAATATTGCGAGTGCTTTAGAGACGATCAAGAGCGCACCGAGTGGGGTCATGGTCTTGCTCAATTGCGAAGAATCGGCGGAGCAATTGTTCGCTCAATTTACTGCTCTTTCTACTCCGGAGAAGAAACCAGCGGGACGTGCGGCTCGTTTAGATTTGCGCACTTATGGAATCGGTGCACAAATTCTTCGAGATGTTGGTGTTGGCAAGATGCGATTGTTGGCGAACCCACGCAAAATGCCGTCGATGACAGGCTTTAATCTCGAAGTGACTGGCTATATCGATTGTCCCAAAATCTAA